The Leadbettera azotonutricia ZAS-9 genome has a window encoding:
- a CDS encoding efflux RND transporter permease subunit yields MEKSDEKFLDKFFKHPWPVVIVIGLLTVFFALQLPRAQLDNNNYRFVPSNDEARKVSTYIDDTFGSSSFVLVGLERKYGTVFDGEFINLIRKYIEQIEDIEIVGDINSIVSSDYIAGVGDSIVVEKLVPDDFSGTPGEIAQLKERILSWDMYKKSLISDDFTATQVLVPLEIDADDAGRPEVIDSFIRIRDIAREMFDGQAIVYVTGLPVISATINEAVRADLVLMVPLVILVVLLILFFSFRRLTPVILPLLTVLVAVIWSMGAMPLFDIKLSVISTVLPVILVAVGSAYGIHVVTHYIEDMSIKTGLNKDEHRELVVALLRKIGKAVFLAALTTFVGFSSFCFTSVLPIREFGYFSSFGVLASFIVAVTLIPSLLLIRGPKAIRNLSGNKKQADSSGSADSQDALSGLMADVFMAIARKRRFVIFITAVVALISVYGVSKVVIDNIFVEYFRSTTDISRSDRFIREKFGGSKIVSIVAQADSPEILLRPESLGAMDSLNAYLEQRVPEVGKVMGFTDLVKRINQVFNVDESPDGIKAQAPSSAGGDSFGFGFGGEEAGAADDFGFGDFGFDSPETETAAALRTDLSAEDLIALLEKAASSGDNRSLSGDELIRKLEKLLNYRGMSYYEIPTDPERYGKTSSEELQRLVANYLVLLSGNISSYSNDPLEPTAIKTTVQLRALGEADTNRAIGEINQFVKNEFPEDIKITVGGSALVEASLNRLVVQSQLSSVIISLLLVFLIIAISNHSVAAGIIGIAPLTISILINFAVMGFLGIKLNIGTSMVASVSVGIGIDYTIHYIEAYKREYRATGGTGDFLRRTFTTSGKAILINAVSVGAGFAVLILSQFNMLRDLGLLIALTMGTSALVSLTVIPVLLLFFKPKFIGVKL; encoded by the coding sequence ATGGAAAAATCTGATGAAAAATTTTTAGACAAATTTTTTAAGCACCCCTGGCCTGTCGTCATAGTCATCGGCCTTTTAACCGTATTTTTTGCCCTCCAGCTTCCCCGGGCCCAACTGGACAATAACAATTACCGGTTTGTCCCCAGCAATGATGAAGCCCGGAAGGTTTCCACATATATCGATGATACTTTCGGCAGTTCCTCCTTTGTCCTGGTGGGCTTGGAACGGAAATACGGCACGGTATTTGACGGTGAATTCATCAACCTGATCCGGAAATATATCGAACAGATCGAGGATATAGAAATTGTTGGGGATATTAATTCCATTGTATCCTCCGATTATATCGCCGGGGTTGGGGATTCCATTGTGGTGGAAAAACTGGTTCCTGATGATTTTTCGGGAACCCCTGGGGAAATAGCCCAATTAAAGGAAAGGATACTTTCCTGGGATATGTACAAGAAGTCTTTGATCTCTGACGATTTTACTGCCACCCAGGTTCTGGTTCCCCTGGAAATTGACGCCGATGATGCCGGCCGGCCGGAGGTTATCGACAGCTTTATCCGGATTCGGGACATAGCCCGGGAAATGTTCGACGGCCAGGCGATTGTGTATGTTACGGGGCTTCCGGTGATCAGCGCCACCATTAACGAGGCGGTTCGGGCTGACCTTGTCCTCATGGTGCCACTGGTGATCCTCGTGGTGCTACTCATTCTTTTCTTTTCTTTTCGCCGTCTTACCCCGGTAATCCTGCCCTTGCTCACTGTCCTGGTGGCGGTAATCTGGTCCATGGGGGCCATGCCCCTTTTTGACATAAAGCTTTCGGTAATTTCCACAGTGCTGCCGGTGATTCTCGTGGCAGTGGGGAGCGCTTACGGTATCCATGTAGTAACCCATTATATAGAAGATATGAGCATCAAAACCGGCCTGAACAAAGATGAGCACCGGGAACTGGTTGTTGCCCTGCTGCGGAAAATCGGAAAGGCGGTGTTCCTTGCGGCCCTCACCACCTTTGTGGGATTTTCTTCCTTCTGCTTTACCTCGGTGCTCCCCATCCGGGAATTCGGTTACTTTTCCAGTTTTGGGGTTCTTGCCTCTTTCATTGTTGCGGTAACCCTGATCCCCTCCCTGCTCCTTATTCGGGGGCCCAAAGCGATTCGGAATTTATCGGGCAATAAAAAGCAGGCCGATTCTTCTGGATCCGCAGACTCTCAGGATGCTCTCAGCGGTCTCATGGCGGATGTTTTTATGGCCATTGCCCGGAAAAGGCGCTTCGTTATTTTCATCACTGCCGTAGTGGCTCTGATTTCCGTCTACGGAGTATCAAAGGTTGTTATTGATAATATATTTGTGGAATATTTCAGATCCACCACAGACATTTCCCGTTCCGATCGGTTTATCCGGGAAAAATTCGGCGGCTCCAAGATAGTGAGCATTGTAGCCCAGGCGGACAGCCCCGAAATTCTCCTGAGGCCCGAAAGCCTGGGGGCCATGGATAGCCTTAACGCCTATCTGGAACAACGGGTTCCCGAGGTGGGCAAGGTAATGGGTTTTACGGATCTTGTAAAACGTATCAACCAGGTTTTTAATGTAGATGAAAGCCCCGACGGCATTAAGGCCCAGGCGCCCTCTTCTGCCGGGGGCGATAGTTTCGGTTTCGGTTTTGGCGGGGAAGAAGCCGGGGCAGCCGATGATTTCGGTTTCGGAGATTTCGGTTTTGATTCCCCCGAGACAGAGACTGCCGCGGCCTTAAGGACGGATCTTTCTGCTGAGGACCTTATTGCGCTTCTGGAGAAGGCCGCCAGTTCCGGCGATAACCGTTCCCTCAGCGGGGATGAACTTATCCGGAAATTGGAGAAGCTTTTGAATTACCGGGGAATGTCCTATTACGAGATCCCTACAGATCCCGAACGATATGGAAAAACCAGCAGCGAAGAACTGCAGAGGCTGGTGGCCAATTACCTGGTTCTGCTCTCGGGGAACATCAGCTCCTATTCCAACGATCCCCTGGAGCCGACAGCTATAAAAACCACGGTACAGCTTCGCGCCCTGGGGGAGGCGGATACCAACCGGGCCATTGGGGAGATCAATCAGTTTGTAAAGAATGAATTCCCGGAAGATATAAAAATCACTGTCGGAGGGAGCGCCCTGGTGGAGGCTTCCCTTAACCGTCTCGTGGTCCAGTCCCAATTGAGTTCAGTGATAATTTCCCTGCTCCTGGTATTCCTTATCATCGCAATTTCCAACCATTCTGTTGCGGCGGGGATCATCGGCATTGCCCCCCTCACTATTTCCATCCTGATCAATTTTGCAGTGATGGGCTTTTTGGGAATTAAGCTCAACATCGGTACTTCCATGGTGGCCAGCGTTTCAGTGGGAATAGGCATTGATTATACCATCCATTACATTGAGGCCTACAAGCGTGAATACCGGGCAACCGGGGGCACAGGAGATTTTCTCCGCAGGACCTTTACCACTTCGGGCAAGGCGATTCTGATAAACGCCGTTTCGGTGGGCGCAGGTTTTGCGGTGCTTATCCTTTCCCAGTTTAATATGCTGAGGGACCTGGGGCTCCTCATCGCCCTGACCATGGGAACCAGCGCCCTGGTAAGCCTTACGGTAATACCAGTACTGCTGCTGTTCTTCAAACCAAAATTTATAGGAGTAAAATTATGA
- a CDS encoding outer membrane lipoprotein-sorting protein: MNMKKSIFLASLLITAVGFVFAQDAASIVDKSRNRINADTISTRSRMVITAKNGTTSERVMDQYSKDDAKGNSRAVIQFQSPASVAGTRFLTMENAGKDDDRWIFLPSLGKVRRIAASEGSGSFVGTDMSYDDISSATRNADLDNHKIVKEEKFRNADCYVIESTPKDPSYQYSKMVQYIDKASFVNYKIELYDKRGTQVKTFEILELKDVQGRLTPMVTKMSTLAAGTSTTINVDIIKYDDTIPESVFTPTYLETGRAR; the protein is encoded by the coding sequence ATGAACATGAAAAAAAGCATTTTTCTCGCGAGCCTTCTCATTACCGCCGTCGGCTTTGTTTTTGCCCAGGATGCCGCGTCCATTGTGGACAAGTCCCGGAACCGGATCAACGCAGATACCATTTCGACTCGTTCCCGCATGGTCATTACCGCCAAAAACGGGACTACGAGCGAGCGGGTAATGGATCAGTATTCCAAGGATGATGCCAAAGGAAACAGCCGGGCTGTGATTCAATTCCAGTCTCCCGCCTCAGTGGCAGGTACCCGCTTTCTCACCATGGAGAACGCAGGCAAAGATGATGACCGCTGGATTTTCCTCCCCAGCCTGGGAAAGGTGAGGCGCATAGCAGCCTCGGAAGGTTCAGGCAGTTTTGTGGGAACCGACATGAGTTATGATGATATTTCTTCTGCAACCCGCAATGCGGATTTGGATAACCATAAAATCGTGAAAGAAGAAAAATTCCGCAATGCCGACTGCTATGTTATCGAGTCCACGCCAAAAGATCCGTCTTATCAATATTCAAAGATGGTTCAATATATTGATAAAGCCAGCTTTGTGAATTATAAAATCGAGCTGTATGATAAAAGGGGAACCCAGGTAAAAACCTTTGAGATACTCGAACTGAAAGACGTGCAGGGCCGTCTTACCCCTATGGTGACAAAGATGAGTACCCTGGCTGCAGGAACTTCCACAACCATCAATGTGGATATTATCAAATATGATGACACCATTCCCGAATCAGTGTTTACCCCAACCTATCTTGAAACCGGGAGGGCAAGATGA
- a CDS encoding tetratricopeptide repeat protein produces the protein MGFNNAAQGASPAVGTRGITSDIVFSLMSSGKYASAFLALKDIVKNGADSPVYISVNFNLALCYIKAGEFKDSLPCLEKALTLVKKIRNRQDYSAGKKTAYTELRIKEIAESSCLEPMPEEYPLLFTGNAEEDIIITLIGIYRKCNLEGKAAGLLASLAGPEFSDFKETNDQTIRSLS, from the coding sequence ATGGGGTTTAATAACGCAGCGCAGGGTGCTTCCCCGGCAGTCGGCACGAGAGGGATAACATCGGATATTGTTTTCTCCCTTATGTCCTCGGGCAAATACGCATCAGCGTTTCTGGCGCTTAAGGATATTGTCAAAAATGGTGCGGACAGTCCTGTTTATATTTCGGTCAATTTTAATCTTGCCCTGTGCTATATCAAAGCCGGAGAATTTAAGGACAGCCTACCTTGTCTGGAAAAAGCCCTTACCCTGGTTAAAAAAATACGGAACCGCCAGGACTATTCCGCTGGGAAAAAAACCGCTTACACGGAGCTTCGTATAAAAGAGATTGCTGAATCATCCTGCCTTGAACCAATGCCTGAGGAATATCCCCTGCTGTTTACCGGAAATGCCGAGGAAGATATCATCATAACCTTGATAGGGATCTACAGGAAATGCAATCTTGAGGGAAAGGCGGCAGGCCTTCTCGCTTCACTTGCCGGACCTGAGTTCAGCGATTTCAAAGAAACCAATGATCAAACTATAAGGAGCCTGTCATGA
- a CDS encoding ankyrin repeat domain-containing protein, whose protein sequence is MINSLDAAFLNACKNGQKEIVETLFRKGGFNVNKRDEHGHTPLFYACKKGARDVVKLLIANGADVNISDNEGISPLHGVSSGGNREIVKMLVDAGADLNAADAQGKTALIYTIVERKTEAAKFLLSLGADNSLKDSNGQTALDHAVAAGLRDLVPLLLGAGEHKDNYGNTPLHQAAYSGQSEVVQALLKQGGTDLNALNDQGETALILAVQNSNLVITELLVKAGSDVNLKLLNGSSPLHYAAAEGNVFIGEALINAGADVNLKNTDGETPLIVAAMKGRNDFTSLLIESGADIKAADNLQHSALWYATDGDFAEIARLLIEAGAGRSLI, encoded by the coding sequence ATGATTAATTCCCTGGATGCCGCCTTTCTCAACGCTTGCAAAAACGGGCAAAAGGAAATTGTAGAAACCCTTTTCAGGAAGGGGGGCTTCAATGTAAACAAGAGGGATGAACATGGACATACCCCCCTGTTCTACGCCTGTAAAAAGGGCGCCCGGGATGTGGTTAAGCTCCTCATCGCCAATGGGGCGGATGTGAATATAAGCGATAATGAAGGGATAAGTCCCCTTCACGGTGTTTCTTCAGGCGGCAACCGGGAAATAGTGAAGATGCTTGTGGACGCCGGAGCGGACCTTAACGCTGCGGACGCTCAGGGCAAGACCGCGCTGATATACACTATCGTAGAAAGAAAGACAGAGGCGGCAAAATTTCTCCTGAGCCTGGGGGCGGATAATTCCCTGAAGGATTCAAACGGGCAGACCGCCCTGGACCATGCAGTTGCCGCAGGCCTCCGGGATTTGGTTCCCCTGCTCTTGGGCGCTGGGGAGCACAAGGACAACTACGGCAATACACCGCTGCACCAGGCCGCGTATAGCGGTCAGAGCGAGGTCGTTCAGGCTTTGCTGAAACAGGGCGGCACTGACCTGAACGCCCTGAACGACCAGGGAGAGACGGCGCTGATCCTGGCAGTGCAGAATTCCAATCTGGTCATTACGGAGCTATTGGTAAAAGCCGGATCCGATGTGAACCTCAAACTTTTGAACGGCAGTTCTCCCCTGCACTATGCCGCCGCAGAGGGCAATGTGTTTATCGGCGAAGCCCTGATAAATGCAGGCGCCGATGTAAACCTGAAAAACACCGATGGTGAAACGCCCCTTATCGTGGCCGCCATGAAGGGCCGCAACGATTTTACCAGTCTGCTTATCGAAAGCGGCGCAGATATCAAGGCGGCAGATAACCTGCAGCACAGCGCCCTCTGGTACGCCACCGATGGGGACTTTGCGGAAATTGCCAGACTGCTTATCGAGGCGGGGGCGGGACGATCTCTGATTTAA
- a CDS encoding ankyrin repeat domain-containing protein: MKDERLEFSIFELRPDVRYWVNSAFDDTEGFCHPAKENWILRGIEGNKEQPVLLVEMEGKLLRFSPEEHIARNAADHISEANFSIQDFRDAYNGKYFNMAGMYEALNKKDVEGYYDGNLYHLAAAFYDAWAINYLQSQGVKPTVDNGWNTPLHKICMSSFGADDYARHYDEMYQCVCLLLDAGVNPQAPNKNGAIAYLEAAQYGIYPLIHALADRGIRMNAAYSEGKNILHYLCNKLDVLKYFAGHIEKVKKMITTIIQSPEAGIDIEARDGYGFTPLDYVQRSGPEAKEIAALFVAAKAGGNSAAASVAALTGGMDIWQAVLHEDPEAVEALLKYGADPNMVHDKDDLTPLQILCKKEPRLPPPPKFEKDFFAIMDLLFAHGADVNRVNEANETTALFWLLMSPYKWTLRVLEYLIERGLDPKVPLDSEGNTSLHVMCRRMFDERMNYLFIEKLLDAGADPNQTNREGLTPLMLYAEHGLEFEQEIAETLLSHGADPGYVDTFGNTALHYAAANYNEASGKRIMGLLFDAGYTDITHVNNAEENALDIAQRNNHGSIVKLLVERG; this comes from the coding sequence GTGAAGGACGAGAGACTAGAGTTTTCTATTTTTGAACTTAGACCAGACGTTCGTTATTGGGTAAACTCCGCATTCGACGACACCGAAGGCTTCTGCCATCCTGCAAAGGAAAACTGGATCCTCCGGGGTATTGAGGGGAACAAGGAACAGCCCGTGCTCCTGGTGGAAATGGAGGGCAAGCTCCTCCGTTTCAGCCCCGAAGAACACATTGCCAGAAACGCCGCCGATCATATTTCAGAGGCCAATTTCTCCATTCAGGATTTTCGTGACGCCTACAACGGTAAGTACTTTAATATGGCAGGGATGTACGAAGCCCTCAACAAAAAAGATGTGGAAGGCTATTACGATGGAAACCTCTACCATTTAGCTGCGGCCTTTTACGATGCCTGGGCGATCAACTACCTCCAGTCCCAGGGCGTTAAGCCCACGGTGGATAATGGCTGGAACACTCCCCTCCACAAGATATGTATGAGTAGTTTCGGTGCGGATGATTACGCCAGGCATTACGACGAAATGTACCAATGCGTCTGCCTGCTCCTGGACGCCGGGGTAAATCCTCAGGCCCCGAACAAAAATGGGGCGATAGCCTACCTTGAGGCAGCGCAGTATGGCATCTATCCCCTGATCCACGCCCTTGCCGATCGGGGGATCAGAATGAACGCCGCCTATTCGGAAGGGAAAAACATTTTGCATTATCTGTGCAACAAGCTTGATGTCCTTAAATATTTCGCCGGCCACATTGAAAAAGTCAAAAAGATGATAACGACAATTATACAATCCCCTGAAGCCGGCATTGATATTGAGGCCAGGGACGGCTACGGCTTTACTCCCCTTGATTATGTCCAACGCTCCGGGCCTGAGGCCAAGGAAATCGCCGCCCTCTTCGTTGCCGCCAAGGCCGGAGGAAACTCCGCTGCCGCCTCTGTTGCGGCCCTCACCGGCGGCATGGATATCTGGCAGGCTGTCCTCCACGAGGACCCGGAAGCGGTGGAAGCGCTGCTTAAATACGGGGCCGACCCCAACATGGTCCATGACAAGGACGATCTTACCCCTCTGCAAATTCTCTGCAAAAAGGAACCACGCTTGCCGCCCCCGCCCAAATTTGAAAAAGATTTTTTTGCTATTATGGATCTGCTCTTTGCACACGGCGCCGATGTCAACCGTGTCAACGAAGCAAACGAAACCACCGCCCTTTTCTGGCTCCTTATGAGCCCCTACAAATGGACATTGCGGGTTCTTGAGTACCTCATTGAAAGGGGCCTTGACCCCAAGGTTCCCCTGGACAGCGAAGGCAACACTTCTCTCCATGTTATGTGCCGCCGTATGTTCGACGAGCGGATGAATTACCTGTTTATCGAAAAACTGCTGGACGCCGGGGCGGACCCCAATCAGACAAACCGGGAGGGCCTTACGCCCCTCATGCTCTACGCTGAACACGGCCTTGAGTTCGAGCAAGAAATCGCCGAGACCCTTTTATCCCATGGCGCAGATCCTGGCTATGTTGACACCTTCGGCAATACCGCACTGCACTATGCCGCCGCCAATTACAACGAAGCCTCGGGCAAGCGGATCATGGGGCTGCTCTTTGACGCGGGTTATACTGATATTACTCATGTCAATAACGCCGAGGAAAACGCACTTGATATTGCCCAGCGGAATAATCACGGGAGCATAGTGAAGTTGCTGGTGGAAAGGGGATAG
- a CDS encoding WGR and DUF4132 domain-containing protein, with amino-acid sequence MEQSAPAAAAVSAPKPAAASKSAAPAASAPAAKPASVASAPSAVPAATPASGVIHRSFIFEDGKSGKFWTVKVKGSNLITIYGRVGSDGEKTEKDFNSDGACIQEAEKLIAEKTKKGYVEQAVSEPAATPAAGADPASAAQDAAWEAKVNPARKKLIAWVPEEIFAAVRFADGKTPAPNALRFVFAEHFLLASPIPLPECAEILAALDKKSVQQALKALYENWLSTGADAKKKAVLIPYCFYTPINELLALKKQIYDWIDASRGALAAFASECFAANGNDLAFLAVDEISQKAGNKQVKKAAQGALLRAAADLGITLDELLDKIVPTLDFDLNGKRIFDFGPRQFEATLQKDFSLALTDLSTGKPIKSLPAPNAKDDKEKADHAKAELSELKKFIKAVVKSQTMRLERVLIDGRPWKIEAWKKLFVENPIMRCFASGLIWGAYNDGKLIETFRYMDDGTFNTARDEEYTLPETAAISLAHPIEMGEETTTAWKQQLEDYEIIQSIKQLEVKVIPLKDDDIETEKNFGVKRYLGNTVPESALTGLAKKYDMERGPTGDSGSYYSYAFNDTWLGLTAAITFDGPYMGGGEPGELLYAYFYKLPGPDTEDPMDYGEIAKGAGLDPRTLPLRFVSSILSIFDNLLKAAESAEEDE; translated from the coding sequence GTGGAACAGAGCGCTCCTGCTGCGGCTGCAGTCTCGGCCCCAAAGCCTGCTGCCGCGTCAAAGTCCGCTGCTCCTGCTGCTTCAGCCCCGGCAGCGAAACCAGCCTCCGTAGCGTCCGCGCCCTCGGCAGTACCGGCTGCCACACCCGCATCAGGCGTAATACACCGCAGCTTTATCTTCGAAGATGGCAAGTCCGGCAAATTCTGGACTGTCAAAGTAAAGGGATCCAATTTAATCACAATCTACGGCAGAGTAGGCAGTGATGGAGAAAAAACGGAAAAAGATTTCAACAGCGATGGCGCCTGTATACAAGAAGCCGAAAAATTAATTGCGGAAAAAACCAAGAAGGGTTATGTGGAACAGGCTGTGTCGGAACCCGCCGCTACCCCGGCAGCAGGGGCCGATCCGGCCTCTGCCGCTCAGGACGCCGCCTGGGAAGCAAAGGTAAACCCCGCCCGGAAAAAGCTCATTGCCTGGGTTCCCGAAGAAATCTTTGCCGCCGTCCGTTTTGCCGACGGGAAAACTCCCGCCCCCAACGCTTTGCGTTTTGTTTTCGCAGAACATTTTCTTCTGGCATCTCCTATTCCCCTCCCGGAATGTGCGGAGATACTGGCGGCCCTGGACAAAAAATCGGTGCAGCAGGCCCTTAAGGCGCTTTACGAAAACTGGCTTTCCACAGGAGCGGACGCGAAAAAGAAAGCCGTCCTCATCCCCTATTGTTTTTACACCCCCATAAACGAACTGCTGGCCCTCAAAAAACAGATCTACGACTGGATCGACGCAAGCCGCGGCGCTTTGGCGGCCTTTGCCTCCGAATGTTTTGCCGCCAACGGAAACGACCTGGCCTTCCTCGCGGTGGACGAAATATCCCAAAAAGCAGGGAACAAGCAGGTCAAGAAAGCCGCCCAGGGCGCATTGCTCCGGGCAGCCGCCGATTTGGGTATCACCCTTGATGAACTTCTGGACAAGATCGTTCCCACCCTCGATTTTGATTTGAACGGTAAACGTATCTTCGATTTCGGGCCCCGTCAGTTTGAAGCTACTTTACAGAAAGATTTCTCCCTGGCCCTCACCGATCTTTCGACAGGAAAGCCCATCAAGAGTCTCCCCGCGCCGAACGCTAAAGACGACAAGGAAAAGGCCGATCACGCAAAGGCGGAACTTTCTGAACTCAAAAAATTCATCAAGGCGGTGGTAAAGAGCCAGACCATGCGGCTTGAACGGGTACTCATCGATGGCCGGCCCTGGAAAATTGAAGCCTGGAAAAAACTTTTTGTGGAAAATCCCATCATGCGCTGTTTCGCTTCCGGCCTTATCTGGGGCGCCTATAACGACGGCAAACTCATTGAAACCTTCCGTTACATGGACGACGGCACCTTCAACACTGCCCGCGACGAGGAATACACCTTGCCGGAAACAGCCGCCATCTCCCTGGCCCACCCCATCGAAATGGGGGAAGAAACTACCACCGCCTGGAAACAGCAGCTTGAGGACTACGAGATCATCCAGAGCATCAAACAGCTTGAAGTAAAAGTCATTCCCTTAAAGGATGATGACATCGAAACTGAAAAGAATTTCGGCGTCAAACGTTACCTGGGGAACACAGTCCCCGAAAGCGCCCTTACCGGCCTGGCAAAAAAGTACGACATGGAACGGGGCCCCACCGGAGACAGCGGTTCCTACTATTCCTATGCCTTCAACGATACATGGCTGGGCCTTACCGCGGCCATCACCTTTGACGGCCCCTACATGGGCGGCGGCGAGCCCGGCGAATTGTTATACGCTTACTTCTACAAACTTCCCGGCCCCGACACCGAAGACCCTATGGACTACGGCGAAATCGCCAAGGGCGCAGGGCTCGATCCCCGGACCCTTCCCCTGCGCTTTGTGAGTTCCATTCTGTCCATCTTCGATAATCTGCTTAAGGCGGCGGAGAGCGCGGAGGAAGATGAGTGA
- a CDS encoding WGR domain-containing protein, whose protein sequence is MTEKELIKEFWHVCRNCEPWKKDEFEAYITGNGPWPKGIKYDHIFPDEVAAELDGKYGTLALRIVQAVILSTKDDKIDIAEDTEVRVLKSLGRSFKDVYKMINKGEIGGNRHGTWNTARNFLKYYSDEIPSYLDELLADPKLLDPEEKFSGINIALAAGILGQADADTAKKYKNFISLIEAFVAKQVHEDENNIDLKEWFIQREHNYCGHLAAFLAGDCSPVLKKLRLRILFNTWFPYCPYSEEELWELGKKIGLLDEWFEILLLQGDIEKTPMELSAHFNKLYKENHPLFEKAHRAFYWQLDGKTLDDEVPHPPKKAFRFSLYLLAVKLANGEGQKEVKELAEHWDDLIEIKKDSYFCDNASSSPDFTRPFAAIYESGIPGLDKLFDEKFAKHRKNDDDRIDYMSYIIRFIIDLRKDWRTPESTVQALHTANRISVEEFHNAFNAIRWNLDTPSFTFPSDIIRDYTHLHPEETKAWLEGHLATVGTKTVHNEQSEDFTRWLKAVFSPGGQDLKDAVILFGAKSKRALNAVEELLTNHEDEVRDALEAALPKLKKDASEAAQRLIARWNAMPGAAERAAKRAQTAPAQTVKALTQQAAAAPASSVKTAAAPAAASSANSSGLRSFVYTDDKSNKFWNIEVNGTGFTVTFGRVGSAGQVSEKSFDTEDACTIAAGKLIAEKQKKAMWNRALLLRLQSRPQSLLPRQSPLLLLLQPRQRNQPP, encoded by the coding sequence GTGACCGAAAAAGAACTGATAAAAGAATTCTGGCATGTTTGCAGGAATTGCGAACCCTGGAAGAAAGATGAATTTGAGGCTTATATCACCGGGAATGGTCCATGGCCAAAAGGTATTAAATACGATCACATTTTCCCCGATGAAGTGGCTGCGGAACTTGACGGCAAATACGGCACCCTGGCCCTGCGTATAGTCCAGGCGGTTATCCTCTCGACCAAGGATGATAAAATTGACATCGCGGAAGATACGGAAGTACGGGTTCTCAAGTCCCTCGGCCGGTCCTTCAAAGATGTCTATAAAATGATTAATAAGGGCGAAATCGGCGGAAACCGGCACGGAACCTGGAACACCGCGCGTAATTTTTTAAAATACTACAGCGATGAGATTCCGTCTTATCTGGATGAATTATTGGCTGACCCCAAACTGCTGGACCCGGAAGAGAAATTTTCCGGCATCAACATCGCTTTAGCTGCGGGAATCCTCGGACAAGCGGACGCCGATACCGCCAAAAAATACAAAAACTTTATTTCCCTTATTGAAGCCTTCGTGGCCAAGCAAGTTCACGAAGATGAAAACAACATTGACCTTAAAGAATGGTTCATACAGCGGGAACACAATTACTGCGGGCACCTAGCCGCTTTTTTGGCCGGTGACTGCTCTCCTGTATTGAAAAAACTGCGGCTCCGTATCCTTTTTAACACCTGGTTTCCCTACTGCCCCTATTCGGAGGAGGAACTGTGGGAGCTGGGTAAGAAGATCGGCCTTCTCGACGAGTGGTTCGAGATACTTCTTCTGCAGGGTGATATTGAAAAAACACCCATGGAACTGTCGGCCCACTTCAATAAACTCTACAAGGAAAACCACCCCCTCTTTGAAAAGGCCCACCGGGCTTTTTACTGGCAGCTTGACGGTAAAACCCTTGATGATGAAGTTCCCCATCCCCCAAAAAAAGCATTCCGTTTTTCCCTCTATTTACTTGCCGTAAAACTTGCCAACGGTGAAGGCCAAAAAGAAGTAAAGGAACTGGCGGAGCATTGGGATGATCTTATCGAGATTAAGAAGGATTCCTATTTCTGCGACAACGCATCTTCCTCCCCCGATTTTACCCGCCCCTTTGCGGCGATCTACGAAAGCGGCATCCCCGGCCTGGACAAGCTCTTTGATGAAAAATTCGCCAAGCACCGCAAAAATGATGATGACCGGATCGACTATATGTCATATATCATCCGCTTCATTATCGATCTGCGCAAAGATTGGCGTACCCCCGAATCTACCGTACAGGCCCTTCATACGGCGAACCGTATTAGTGTGGAGGAATTCCACAACGCTTTTAATGCGATAAGGTGGAACCTCGACACCCCCAGTTTTACTTTTCCCAGCGATATTATCCGGGACTATACCCATCTTCATCCCGAGGAGACCAAAGCCTGGCTAGAAGGCCACTTGGCGACTGTCGGGACCAAGACCGTTCATAATGAACAATCCGAAGATTTTACCAGATGGCTCAAGGCGGTCTTTTCGCCCGGCGGCCAGGATTTAAAGGACGCAGTGATCCTCTTTGGGGCCAAATCAAAGCGCGCCCTCAATGCGGTGGAAGAACTGCTCACAAACCATGAAGATGAAGTCCGCGATGCTCTTGAAGCGGCGCTGCCCAAACTCAAGAAGGATGCTTCCGAAGCCGCCCAACGCCTTATTGCCCGGTGGAATGCTATGCCCGGCGCGGCAGAACGGGCCGCCAAACGGGCTCAGACTGCGCCTGCCCAAACGGTAAAAGCGCTTACTCAGCAAGCGGCTGCGGCCCCGGCATCATCTGTAAAAACGGCGGCTGCGCCCGCTGCCGCCTCATCCGCAAATTCTTCCGGTTTGCGGAGCTTTGTTTACACTGACGACAAGTCAAACAAGTTCTGGAATATCGAAGTAAATGGGACCGGCTTTACTGTAACTTTCGGCAGGGTTGGGAGTGCCGGGCAAGTGTCGGAAAAAAGTTTTGATACCGAAGATGCCTGTACTATAGCCGCAGGAAAGCTTATCGCGGAAAAACAAAAAAAGGCTATGTGGAACAGAGCGCTCCTGCTGCGGCTGCAGTCTCGGCCCCAAAGCCTGCTGCCGCGTCAAAGTCCGCTGCTCCTGCTGCTTCAGCCCCGGCAGCGAAACCAGCCTCCGTAG